TGCTGTCTGGCAACAATGGGACAATAAACCTGTCCCCCTGTCCCACTCACTCCACCGGTATAAAAAACTCCTCACCATTAAACACATTCACCCCACTAAGTTCCGTCGCCTTCCCATTCTCAATCCGCACATTTTTATTCTCGGGATACTGAATCACCAAACTATCTTTCTTCGCCACAAAAACCGGATTCTCCGCGTCCGAATCATCCACAGAAACATCAAATCCCTCAGCCTTATAATACTCAGCAGCATTCACAAACAGCTTCGACCCAACACCTTTCATATCCATCCCGATAAAATCCGCGATATACTTCGAAATCTCAATATTATTAACAAGCCCAGTTGGCTTCCCAGGCCCATACGAATACAAAAACACATCTTCGCCAGTGTGCCCATGTGTCGTAAAACCGAGATTCGCATGCTCAGCCAAAAGCTTCACCATTTCGCCGCCAACATCTTTAGAACTCGCCACCATGGAAAAATCATCGACAGACAACCCATCCAATCCGTAGTCCGCCAACACACTTTTTAAATTAGAGCGGTCTTCCTTCAACTCGGAAACCGCACCTTCCACGGTGAGCTCTGCTTTCTTCAGCGGCCCGACAATCTTCTCAATCGGCGTATGCGCATACGTTTTATTCGTCGTCCGCCCCCCGATGGTCAACCCACTGTTCCCATGGTCCGTGACAGCCACAACCATCGTATTCCCATCTTTCTTCGCAAAATCCAGCGCCTCACCAACGGCTTCATCAAATGATAAAACCTCACTGATCATCCCAATCGGATCATTCTTATGGGCAGCCCAGTCAACTTTGCTGCCTTCCACAAACAGAAAGAACCCATCCCGATCCTTGGACAAAACATCAATCGCTTTCCCCGTCATCTCAGCCAGAGAAGGCTGATTCGGGTGCAGTTTTGCACGGTCAAACTCGTAGGCAACATCGCCATAAGCGAAGCTTCCCCACAACTTGGAACCGGAAGCACGTTCCATCTGCCTCTTCGTCTCCACAAAAGAGTACCCCTTGTCCCGGATGACACTAACCAAATTCTCGCCATCCTTCCGGGCATCCTTCGCCCCAAATGGCACCTTCTCCAGATTCCCATCATCCAACTCCGACTTAGGAATCAACGAAAGCTTCCCGCCGCCGAGCACCACATCCATCCCTTGATACACCTGCTGCTCGCCGATATCGTCAAAATCATCCCGGGCAATGGAGTGGGACGAAAAAGCAGCGGGGGTCGCATGCTGGACAGGGGAAGTAGAAACAATTCCGGTAGCCAACCCTTCTGCCTGTGCAGCTTCCAGTACATTCACGACTGGACGGAAGGACCGCCGTTGCTTCTCGCTCCTCCCCTCAGAATCAACAGGCACCATCCCGATCGCATCCGTCACCGTCTTATGCCCCGTGGCAAGAGCCGTCCCGGCAGCGGCTGAATCCGTAATCGAAGACTCCAAAGAATACGTCCGCACACCACCGGTCAAAATCTTATCCAAATTCAGCGATCCGCCCTTATACCACCTGGCGAGCGTCACCACATCGGAATTCGTCCCGTCCATCACCATGAAAATCACATTCCGCTTCCCGGGCTGCTTCGCCTCGGCTCCGGGGCTGGCCTGACAACCAGCCGTCAGTATAGATATTGAAAAAATTACCAAAAAGAACTTCCCTCTAGAAACACCCATCAAATCCCTCCATTGTTACAATGTCATTACAAACAGTTTCTGGAAAAAGCCAAGAAATATTCCAACTAAAACCGGGTGGCGGCACGAAGATGCTGTCCCCACCCGGTTTTGTCGAAAAAAGATTTTTCGGGCGGTGTCCAGCTCCAGCCCCTAGCCCCTCGAGTCATAAGTCGTACCTCTACGGAAATCAGGATTTCCTTCGAGTTCCGTCTTATGCTGGTCGGGGTTGACCAAGGCGCTTCCGCTTTTTTTAGTGACAGTCATGCCTCGAATTATGTCGAACCAAAAATACCCTTTTTTTGAGACACATATCGGCCATCTCACGTCGAAGTGTCAGATACAAAAAAAGGAAGTGAAGGGATTGTACAGCGCAATGGAGAAAAGCCAGTACCGGGGGGAACGGGACTATCAGGACCACCAAGACCAAACATCAAGTCAAACAGCCATACTGGAAAATTTAATAGATCAATATGAAACGGCCATCACCCAATTCGCGTTTACCTATGTCAAGGATTGGGGAGCCGCGCAGGACATCACGCAGGAGGTATTCATCAAAGTCTACGGAAAGCTGGAGTCTTTCCAGCAGAGGTCTTCCATGAAGACGTGGCTCTTCAGCATAACAGCCAACCAATGCAAAGATTTTCTAAGAGTCCAAGAGAGCAGGAAGCGAAAGCTGACCTCCTTTATCCAAAGGGTGTTTACCCACCAGGAAGAGAAGACACCTGAAGACATGCTTCAGGAAAAACACCAAAACGCAAGTCTCGCGCAAGACGTCCTTGCTCTGCCAGTCAAATATCGAGAAATCATAATCTTATACTATTACGAAGAATTGAATACAAACGAAATTGCCGCTCTGCTCGACCAAAGCCCATCCACAATCAGGACGAAGCTGGACAGGGCGCGCAAGCAGCTGAAGGAGCTCAATGAAAGGAGAGCTGAAGCATGAAAGACGATCAATTCAAGAATCTGAAGAAGGAGCTTGATCGGGAAATTTTCTCCAAAGTCCCAGTTAAATCAAAAAAACGTGAAATTTTATATCAAATTAAAATGAAAAAGGAGACAAAAAGAATACAAATGAAAAAATGGATATACCCTACCGCCATTGCCGCAGCCGTATTTTTGGTATTCCTTGTGTCTTATCCACTGATTACCCAGCAAAATTTAAAAAATGATAGTGGTGATTCGGCAACATCCGCTAAAGTAAATAAAAATGAAAATGAAATAGCATACACTTTAGAAGGAATTGAAGGTCCAAATGATTCACATAAACAGAATCAACAAACAGCTCAAACAGAACCAAAGGAAAAATCAGCAGAGGAATGGAGGCTCCATTTCAAAAACCTGTGGGCGCAGGAAGACAGGGTATTTGATAACCTCCATCTAAAATATACGACGAATTTTAGCTATTTAAATAAGAATGATGCAAGACATAGCTATATCATCGACAGTGAAATGAAAGATGGAAAACTGGTATACAATTACAGAGATTTCGCCAACCCTGATTTCACGAAAATCAGCGAGCGCCTCATTTTCAAAAATGGTACACAGTATCTGTTGGATCACAACCAAAAGAGATACGAGAAGCAAGGTGTTACTGGAGGCAACATGAATACACTGAATAAGTATCACAGATTGACGCTTCTCCCGATTTTCCCAAACACCATCAGTCATTATTCTCTCGCTGACAACTACTATAAATGGACCATAGAACAAACCAATACGAAGGAACAATGGATTGAAATAAGGGGAGAGTTGTCTGGACCAATACCAGCTAAAGCATACAGAGACCCAGATATCGACCGTTTCAAAGCCAAAATCGATACAGAAAATGGAATCATTCTCAGTCTAAAAGGCTACGACTTGACTGATACACTAGTCTCCGACATAGAAGTAACAGAACTTGCCGCAAACGAACAGGCCGATAAATATAAGCCGGATGTGGAGTTCCCTGCAGACTATGTGAATCTTGAAGACATCATCAAAAACAGGGTGCCATTCGATGAAGAATGGGTCAAGGCAGCTGAAGCAGAAGCGAAGAAAAACCCTGATGTAGCAGAGTTTTTCTATTCAGGTGAAGGGGGTATCCTGTACTTTGTCCTCGAATTCAAGGACGGTGCGGATGTACCAAATTCCAGGGCGACAGCAGAGAAATTCATTGAGACGTTCACCAAGACCGCCAACCATTCCAAAGAGTATCAAGATAGGGCCATCTCCGTATGGGATGACCATCAATATAAATTCACCATTCGGTTGGACATCGGCAGCAAATCCTACGAAGGTAACGAGGGGACTAACAGAAATAACAGCATTCCGGATATTAATTGGCAGCCGGCAACCAAGCGCGTTGGTTCATAAATATAGGGACGCAGGGACAGGTTTATTGTCCCGTTGGAAGAAGCAAGGGCAAAGTTCCCTTGCTTCTTTTTTCATGATAGGAAGCATGGGACACGGGGACAGGTTTACTGTCCCGCCGTTGCAATGTAATAAGACATTATTACTCAATAACATCAGCATCCTCTTCATCCCAGCCCATTGAATAATAAATCTCCTCTATTGCCATAGAATACCCCCAGCCAATTCCTTCAGACTCGCGGACCAAACGATAAAAACGATCATGGAATGCCTCTACTAAAGCCACATCCTTATCGCACTCAACTGCAGCCTTATCATACATCGACACCAAACTGTTGTAGAAAGTCATATCAATATCCCCGAAGGTATTCGTAAATTCCGTTCCGAGTTCCACATAGTAAAGCATGAGGTCTAGTGTCCGCGCAGGATCCCCCACTAGCTTTTTAAAAGTCGAGATGGCTTTTTTCGCTTCAGTGAGCCGCAGCTTCCCGTGTCCTCTATCCGGAAAAAACTCGTTCCGAATTTGCAAACGCGCTTTTTCATGAAGCTCTATGTGGGCTTCTTCTCCGGAAAATTTGCTGGATAAATAGTCTTTCACTTCCGAATTCAACTTATATAAATCAGCAATAAGCGTGATAAGCTCCTTTTGATTAAGATCTTTTAATTGTTTTTTCAGGTCAGTAATCTTCATTTTCGTAACTCCTCGCATTGAATTTAGGTCGTCTTCGTATCCATTGTTGTTTAAATCTTAATGACGATTTTAACGCTACATTAGTTGTTTGGTGCTTTGCAATATAGCATCCAGGCTCTTTTCCTGCTAAAACAGTATTTAATCGCCTAAGTAATCCTGTTTTAATGGCTTAAGCAATCAACTTTGAGAGATGAGTCTTAATTTAACAAAATTATATCAACAATTCTATATAGAATAATCCCTACAAAACCATCATGTAGAATCTTGTCATAGTAAAAAGGACCAAAATTAGAAAAAACAAAATTACCCATCTATCAAATTGTAATAAAGTGAATTTTACAATAAAATGCTGTTCGAATTGGAAAAAACAAACGAAGAAGCAGTTCCTAGAAACTGCTATATTAGCAGAATTGGTGTCAACTTCATTTGAGGGAGAAACAGCCGCGGCAAGTGATAATCAGAGCTCTAGAGATCTGATTCTAGAGTAGTAGTTTTAAAATGATTAAAGGAAAGTATGCATAAAAGAAATTGGGGGCTGCATGTATAGCAGTCCTTTTTCCTGTTTATATGTATTTTTCCGACATTTTCCTTCATTATCCTACAAAAGTAACAAAAATCTATCGACAATCGAAGGTTTAAGCTTACATTTAATAGAAATTTGTGATATTTTTACTATTATCAGAAAATATTTACTAACTAGAATATTAGAAATTAATAGAAAGGAGCACATTTTTTAGAAGTATCATAACTTTTGGGGGGAAAGACGTTGATTAAAAAAAGTTTTGCCATCTTATTAATCTTATTGCTATCGTTTTCCAGCATGGCAATGGCAGCTTCTATTTCTCAACCATCTAAAATGCAGCGTCCAGCAACGCCGCAAAGCATGAATGGTTTTGGGGAACAGTATAAGCCGACGGATAAAGTCCGTGTCATTGTTGAATTAACGGATAATCCGACGATTGACTATGCTCAACAGCAGAATGTCAAATATAGTGATCTATCAAAAGCAACAAAACAAAAGCTTGAATCAGATGCTTTAAAATCACAAGATACAGTTAAATCACAATTAGATGCTAAAAAACTAAACCTGACGTATTTAGATAACTTTACGACTGTTGTCAATGGATTCAGCGCCGAGGTCGACTACGGCAATATCAAATTCATTAAACAGGCATCAGGCGTACAGGATGTACATATCGTACATGAATATCAGCGCCCGACTGAAAAGCCGGAAATGATCTACAGCAAAGAGCTTGTTCAAGCTCAAAAAGCTTGGGATGACTACGGCTATAAAGGCGAAGGTATGCTTGTCGGCGTCATCGATACAGGAATCGACTACACACACCGTGATATGATCGTTTCTAAAGACACGCCGATCAAACTGACTAAAGAAAAAGTAGACAACCTTGTATCCTATAACAAGCTCCCGGGCAAGTATTATACGGACAAGGTGCCTTACGGCTACAACTATATGGACCATGATTCTGAAATCAGAGATGTTGCGGCAGGTGCATCCATGCACGGAATGCACGTATCTGGTACAGTTGCAGCCAATGGCGACGAAGAAAACGGCGGAATCAAAGGGATTGCTCCGGAAGCGCAATTATTGGCGCTGAAAGTATTCGGAAATGACCCTGAACTTTCCACAACGTACAGCGATATTTATGTGAAAGCAATCGACGACGCGATTAAATTGGGCGTCGACGTGTTAAATATGAGTTTAGGGGCAACAGCAGGCTTCGTAGCTCCTGATGATCCGGAACAAAAAGCGGTTCAAAAAGCAGTGGACAACGGAGTTCTTGTGGCGATTTCCGCAGGCAACTCTGCACACTTGGGCAATGGATTCCCATATGCGAATCCGTATGCATCCAACCCGGATATCGGTGTAACCGGATCTCCAGGTCTTGCAAACAGTTCATTAGAAGTTGCTTCCATTGAGAACAGCTTTATGAACCTTGATGCAATCACGTACAGCATCGATGGGACAGAAGGCGGCAAAGTGCCATTCCTTTCTGCGAGCAGCATCCATCCGAATGATGTAGATACAAAGACATTCGATTTAGCCCTTGGCGGAATCGGAAATCCGGATGAATTAACAGATGTAGCAGGAAAGTATGCTTTGATCCAGCGTGGAACTCTTGACTTTGTAACAAAAGCAAAAAATGCTCAAGACAAAGGTGCGCTTGGCGTCATCGTATACAACAATGCAGATGGCTTCGTCAATATGGCGACAGATGCTTCTATCACAATTCCTCAGCTGTTCATGCTGAAGAGCGATGGAGATAACCTTGCTGCGCAATTGAAAGCAGGCAAAGCAGTAAGCATCGAATTCAAGGGGGATCAAACGAAAGCACAGAACCCTCTTGCTGATCACATGAGTGACTTTACTTCATGGGGAACAACGCCAAGCCTTGATTTCAAACCAGAAATCACAGCGCCGGGCGGACAGATTCTTTCTACATTTAATGAAAATCAATACGGGATGATGAGCGGAACGTCCATGGCTTCTCCACACGTAGCCGGCGGAGCTGCTTTAATCCTTGAAAGAGTAGACAAAGACTTTGGATTGAAAGGCCCTGATCGTGTACGCATGGCCAAAAACATCCTATTGAATACAGCTAAGCCAATCATTGATAAAGGAACTATCAATGGAATGTTTGGATTTGATATTCCTTACTCTCCGCGCAGACAAGGCGCAGGGTTGATGCAGCTTCATTCTGCATTAGCAACACCTGTTGTCGTAACAGAAGCGGCATCCAATGAAGGAAAAGTTGCGTTGAAACAAATTGATGGAGATACGGCTTCATTCACATTGAAGGCGAAAAACTATTCCGATAAAGAAGTTTCTTATGATGTAGCAGTTAACGTCCAAACAGACTTGGCGCTATTTGGCGAATTAGGCTATAAGGCAAGTGAGCTTGAAGCACAGCCGCTTGAAGGCGTAGTCGTGACAGTCAATGGAGGAGACTCTTCTACTGTTACACTTGCTGCAGGAGAAGAAAAATCCATTACGGTTAACTTGGATTTAACAGATGCCAAAGTTTTTGATGAAACTGCTGACAATTATGTAAATCCAACTCAGGTCTTCCCGAACGGCTATTTCGTCGAAGGCTATGTAACACTAAAAGACTCAACAGATACAAACCCAACCCTTTCCGTACCTTACAACGGGTTCAAAGGTGATTGGAATGCAGCACCAGTCATGGATGCTCCAATGTGGGATGCGAATACATTCTACAAAATGACAGGCATGCTGGATGCACAGGATAATTTCTTAGGCTACAACTACTTTACAGATAAGATTGAGCCGAATCATATCGCGATTTCACCAAACGGCGATGGCGTGCAGGATACTGTTCTTCCACTCGTTTCGTTCTTGCGGAATGCGAAAAAAGTCCAGCTTAATATTTTGGACGCAGATGGCAAAAATCTAAGAACGATCCGTACAGAAAACAATGTCCGTAAGAATTATTATGACCGCGGATTGGAACCAGAGTACTCCTATGTTTCTGATCGTACATGGGATGGTCAAATCGATCTGAAAACAGCACCTGAAGGTCAATATTACTATGAATTCCGTACATTGATCGATTACCCTGGAGCTGAATGGCAATCATTCAAGATGCCAGTAATCGTTGACAATACGGCACCTAATCTTCAAGCAACGCTTGGCGAAGACAAAAAGACCATTACGTTAACAGACGTTAAAGATAACGAAAATGGCAGCGGCGTTTCCTATATTGATGTATTGGTAGACGGAAAATCGATTCTTGATGCTCCGCTTGCTCCTGATACTCCATCATATGAACTGCCTGATGTATTGAAAACAACTCAAACAGTTGATGTCATTGCCTACGATTATGCAGGCAATATGAACGATCAAGTACTTGAAACGCTTATTCCGGATATTCATTTGAAGAGTCCAGAACCATTTGGGATTTTTGATACGAAATCCACTACATTCTCAGGCTATATCAACGAACAGTCCGGTCTTAAGTCATTTACAATCGATGGAAAGCCAATCGATGTAACTCTTAATGAAGAAACTGGACAGTATGAATTCAATACAGAATTGACGTTTGAAGAAGACGGCGTCCATACATTCTATGTTGAAGCGGTAGATAAGGAAGACAATAAAGCAGGATTCTCCCGTACCATTTTTGTAGATAGCACACCTGCAACTTTGGATGTAGATGCGCCTGAAACAGCAAACACAGACACAGTGAAAGTAAACGTAAACGTGA
This window of the Falsibacillus pallidus genome carries:
- a CDS encoding alkaline phosphatase, with the translated sequence MGVSRGKFFLVIFSISILTAGCQASPGAEAKQPGKRNVIFMVMDGTNSDVVTLARWYKGGSLNLDKILTGGVRTYSLESSITDSAAAGTALATGHKTVTDAIGMVPVDSEGRSEKQRRSFRPVVNVLEAAQAEGLATGIVSTSPVQHATPAAFSSHSIARDDFDDIGEQQVYQGMDVVLGGGKLSLIPKSELDDGNLEKVPFGAKDARKDGENLVSVIRDKGYSFVETKRQMERASGSKLWGSFAYGDVAYEFDRAKLHPNQPSLAEMTGKAIDVLSKDRDGFFLFVEGSKVDWAAHKNDPIGMISEVLSFDEAVGEALDFAKKDGNTMVVAVTDHGNSGLTIGGRTTNKTYAHTPIEKIVGPLKKAELTVEGAVSELKEDRSNLKSVLADYGLDGLSVDDFSMVASSKDVGGEMVKLLAEHANLGFTTHGHTGEDVFLYSYGPGKPTGLVNNIEISKYIADFIGMDMKGVGSKLFVNAAEYYKAEGFDVSVDDSDAENPVFVAKKDSLVIQYPENKNVRIENGKATELSGVNVFNGEEFFIPVE
- a CDS encoding sigma-70 family RNA polymerase sigma factor, whose amino-acid sequence is MYSAMEKSQYRGERDYQDHQDQTSSQTAILENLIDQYETAITQFAFTYVKDWGAAQDITQEVFIKVYGKLESFQQRSSMKTWLFSITANQCKDFLRVQESRKRKLTSFIQRVFTHQEEKTPEDMLQEKHQNASLAQDVLALPVKYREIIILYYYEELNTNEIAALLDQSPSTIRTKLDRARKQLKELNERRAEA
- a CDS encoding DUF6155 family protein, translated to MKITDLKKQLKDLNQKELITLIADLYKLNSEVKDYLSSKFSGEEAHIELHEKARLQIRNEFFPDRGHGKLRLTEAKKAISTFKKLVGDPARTLDLMLYYVELGTEFTNTFGDIDMTFYNSLVSMYDKAAVECDKDVALVEAFHDRFYRLVRESEGIGWGYSMAIEEIYYSMGWDEEDADVIE
- a CDS encoding S8 family serine peptidase; the protein is MIKKSFAILLILLLSFSSMAMAASISQPSKMQRPATPQSMNGFGEQYKPTDKVRVIVELTDNPTIDYAQQQNVKYSDLSKATKQKLESDALKSQDTVKSQLDAKKLNLTYLDNFTTVVNGFSAEVDYGNIKFIKQASGVQDVHIVHEYQRPTEKPEMIYSKELVQAQKAWDDYGYKGEGMLVGVIDTGIDYTHRDMIVSKDTPIKLTKEKVDNLVSYNKLPGKYYTDKVPYGYNYMDHDSEIRDVAAGASMHGMHVSGTVAANGDEENGGIKGIAPEAQLLALKVFGNDPELSTTYSDIYVKAIDDAIKLGVDVLNMSLGATAGFVAPDDPEQKAVQKAVDNGVLVAISAGNSAHLGNGFPYANPYASNPDIGVTGSPGLANSSLEVASIENSFMNLDAITYSIDGTEGGKVPFLSASSIHPNDVDTKTFDLALGGIGNPDELTDVAGKYALIQRGTLDFVTKAKNAQDKGALGVIVYNNADGFVNMATDASITIPQLFMLKSDGDNLAAQLKAGKAVSIEFKGDQTKAQNPLADHMSDFTSWGTTPSLDFKPEITAPGGQILSTFNENQYGMMSGTSMASPHVAGGAALILERVDKDFGLKGPDRVRMAKNILLNTAKPIIDKGTINGMFGFDIPYSPRRQGAGLMQLHSALATPVVVTEAASNEGKVALKQIDGDTASFTLKAKNYSDKEVSYDVAVNVQTDLALFGELGYKASELEAQPLEGVVVTVNGGDSSTVTLAAGEEKSITVNLDLTDAKVFDETADNYVNPTQVFPNGYFVEGYVTLKDSTDTNPTLSVPYNGFKGDWNAAPVMDAPMWDANTFYKMTGMLDAQDNFLGYNYFTDKIEPNHIAISPNGDGVQDTVLPLVSFLRNAKKVQLNILDADGKNLRTIRTENNVRKNYYDRGLEPEYSYVSDRTWDGQIDLKTAPEGQYYYEFRTLIDYPGAEWQSFKMPVIVDNTAPNLQATLGEDKKTITLTDVKDNENGSGVSYIDVLVDGKSILDAPLAPDTPSYELPDVLKTTQTVDVIAYDYAGNMNDQVLETLIPDIHLKSPEPFGIFDTKSTTFSGYINEQSGLKSFTIDGKPIDVTLNEETGQYEFNTELTFEEDGVHTFYVEAVDKEDNKAGFSRTIFVDSTPATLDVDAPETANTDTVKVNVNVKDNFDDIRLLVNGSEKFFNEFVEPYEMRAFDKNIEVNLDLKDGENTFVFEVRDFSGHRTTKTIKITKVNGPVSGDDGGDNGTGGDQGGDNGSGTGGDTGNGGDNGTGGNTGGNTGNTGGGGATVPSVPSTPPATSTDDIKVDDAKGIATLEVNETNVEESIKDKTKSNVTIDLSKAADKNTNTVKAQMTASTVKKVAESKKPLVVDTGAASVTLPETVVSDIASKATGNVNIALTKSDAPAANGKLASDVYDLSIKVEKDGKETAYSTFSKPVTVALSVKGNTFNDKRKAAAYYYNESEKTWEYVGGKVSGEQFVFNTHHFSKYAVIEKEVTFKDIKKNWAQDEIEVLASRSITGGKTADTFAPDQKLTRAEFAVLLSRVLNLQGSEFEGIFPDVPESKGWAATSVEAAYKAGIINGDLKGSFNPDQEITREQIAAMIIRAVEFQNKDLLKDLKGDAKFSDSSKVNAYAAEAVSQAAELGVIKGRSNNHFDPKDKTTRAEAAVMLYRLLDKLGEF